A region of the Leishmania major strain Friedlin complete genome, chromosome 19 genome:
ctctttccgttcGTCCTCTTCTTTTGCTGCGGGGGTCGTGCTGTCGCCGCGCATACagccggcagcgcacaccGCCCTCCCTTCATGTGTACAGCCCACTCGCAGTCCTatctgcccctcccccccccacacgcacaagcacgcataCCCTGACCGCCAACGTCAcccagctgcgctgcagacgcCGTTGCGTCACGCCCGCCATTCGCACcagccgccccccccccgcggTAGCCCCGCCGGCCGCTCTtccagcggcgcaccgcccCTGCATCTGCCTCCTATTGCACGacctctctcccctgccactcctcgtcctccctccctccctccctccccctctgcgccgcaccgctgcacgcagCAGCCCATTTGCCCTCGCACCGCACCCCCTCCAGCCCACCAATGTCCGCCTATCACAGCAGCAACCCTGTCGAggcccgccgcgccgagtgcgcgcgcctgcaggcCAAGTACCCCGGCCACGTCGCCGTGGTTGTCGAGGCGGCCGAAAAGGCCGGCAGCAAGGTGCACttcctcgcgctgccgcgcgacgccaccgtcgccgagctcgaggcggccgtgcgcCAGGCGCtcggcaccagcgccaagAAGGTGACGCTCGCCATCGAGGGCTCCACCCCGGCGGTGACCGCCACGGTCGGCGACATCGCCGACGCCTGCAAGCGGGACGACGGCTTCCTGTACgtgagcgtgcgcaccgaGCAGGCCATGGGCGCCTTTGCGAGTCCGTGCTTCTCCGTCGCTTAGACGCTTGGCTCCCCCGAATGAGAGCGGTGCTTGAGCGGTCGGCaagagcgaggcggagctCTTTCATACTGTCTTCCCCCGTGTTGCCACGCCCTTCCCGCACTTCTGTCTGCCGCGACTCCGAGGTTTCGCACCTCCCTCTAGCAGCCTCTTTTCTGGTGCTCTCGAGTCTCCATTCGTTAGTGATGGTCCGTCCGCTGTCTCGGCTCAGCCGACTACACACATTCTGCGTATCCCGGGACTACTGCTGGCATGGATGGCCCGTGTTTGCTTCTCCTTTCATTGACCCATTTCGTGGGCGGCGTGTACTTGCCTTGGTGTGCGCACAAACGTGTACGCTCGTGTTCGCGACGTctgcttctccgccttccGCCCTCGTATCCTGCGTTGCCGGTGTCCCTCCCTTCACCTGTAGCGGCGAGCACACTTTTCTGTGACTGTCGATCGTCTCGACCCTGTGCTCTAGCCCCCACATAAAGactgccgtcgctgtgcgtctgtgtgtagCGTGTGTCCCTACGAGACTGCGGGTGCGGAGGCGAGTGGCGTCACCACACTCGACCGCATGTTTTTCCCTGTTccctttctgttttttttttttacgcCGTGGGtgggccgcggcgtcgtcttGGGCATTTCTGTCCCCGGCGACCTCCGTGGGTGAGAGTGGCGCCTGGGACTGTGACATCCGAGATGAGTAGCGGCGTTACCTCATCCCGTTCTTGAAACCCGCGCCCGCGGCCGGTGCGGCATGGGGAGTACACCCACGCGATGCTCGTTGTCCTTTTCCCGTGGCCGTTCTCACCGCCCTGCGCGTTCTCTTGTTTAAGTTCGCAGTCGAATGTGACTCCATTCTTGTCTTTTGTGCTTCGCCTGCGTTGGCGATCGCCCGGTCCTTTCCACGGAGTCGGCGAGAGACAGGTgcggggaggaagaggcagaagACCAGTGATTCTTCTCGCTGCGCACCTGTTGAGTGCACGATGTGGCGGGGAGGCTCTCCGGTagccgcgccgccctctccgccgctcccgcttcctcctctgccctgTCTCCCGCACCTCCGCTCCCTCAATGTGCACAGCCTgtcatgccccccccctccccgatATTAAACCCCAGATGGGAAAAGAAATAGGTGAAAAGAGAGGCGCCGACGTGCATTCTCCCGCTCTTGCGCCTCATCCAccagcgcgtggcggcgtgcgtACCGTCCTTGTTAGAGAAGGATGGCGCACGTCTCTCCTTCGTCTGGTCAGAAGACTTCGCGGTAGTGCTGCACAACGCATCCCAAATGCGTCAGCCTTGTGCCCTCTGTTGCGCGATGCTTGCTGCCGAtcagccacacacacaagcatgcTTACTCCACTTTCCTCGCCTCCCTTTCTTCCGCTCAACCCCTCTGCTCATCTCCAACGATATGGTGCCGTTTATGTTTGGCGTCTTCGTTTATCATTCCCCGGTGGCATAGGGAGCacacctcagtgcgtgggGGGTATCCAGGGTccagtgcacacacacacgcacactaacacacacacctgcttcctccccatccctgccgatgccgaggcaCTTCTGGTGATGGCAGGGTCAAGTGCCTACGACGCAGCGGGGTCAGAGCGACTCGAACGtatcccacccacccacccacccgacCCTCACTGCCTACCGGCGTGCAGCCTGCGAGGCGGAGTTGGAgacagaggccgtgctcggGTCACTGAGTCGGTGCATTGCTGTCACGCGTGTGTCTAGCGCTGCTTGGCAGCGTGCGATagggcctgtgacaggcctACAGTAGAGCTGACCTCGTCTTGTGTGGCAGAGAATGGGGCACCTTGAAACCGACCATCCCCTTATTGTCGATTCTTACTCCACCCGGTGGCGACCCCCCTGCGTATGGCATGCGTGCGACGTTGTCCGGAGACAACCGACTTGTGTACAGCGGTAtcctccaccctctcccctgccactcctcgtcctccctccctccctccccctctgcgccgcaccgctgcacgcagCAGCCCATTTGCCCTCGCACCGCACCCCCTCCAGCCCACCAATGTCCGCCTATCACAGCAGCAACCCTGTCGAggcccgccgcgccgagtgcgcgcgcctgcaggcCAAGTACCCCGGCCACGTCGCCGTGGTTGTCGAGGCGGCCGAAAAGGCCGGCAGCAAGGTGCACttcctcgcgctgccgcgcgacgccaccgtcgccgagctcgaggcggccgtgcgcCAGGCGCtcggcaccagcgccaagAAGGTGACGCTCGCCATCGAGGGCTCCACCCCGGCGGTGACCGCCACGGTCGGCGACATCGCCGACGCCTGCAAGCGGGACGACGGCTTCCTGTACgtgagcgtgcgcaccgaGCAGGCCATGGGCGGCATCGCCGGTCTCTGCTTCGCCAGCGACTCCGGCGGTATCTAGCCAGCGCGGCCTTCGCGCTTCCCATCCTCTCTGTTCGTCTTTCtttcacccctccccccagtGACTTTGCTTGGAAAACCGgagcgtcgctgccgtcctcaTGTGTGATGTTTTTCTCGGCTCATCCCAttccgcgtgcgtgcgcgtgtggcgccTCCCCTCAGCCCATACGCGAGCTGGTTCCTGGGCAGCGGTCTACGCGGGcactccacacacgcacacgcgcacccccgccccaccgccgcgtgaAACCTGTGTATCACCCATGTGCGcacgccctctctctctttccgttcGTCCTCTTCTTTTGCTCCGGGGGTCGTGCTGTCGCCGCGCATACagccggcagcgcacaccGCCCTCCCTTCATGTGTACAGCCCACTCGCAGTCCTatctgcccctcccccccccacacgcacaagcacgcataCCCTGACCGCCAACGTCAcccagctgcgctgcagacgcCGTTGCGTCACGCCCGCCATTCGCACcagccgccccccccccgcggTAGCCCCGCCGGCCGCTCTtccagcggcgcaccgcccCTGCATCTGCCTCCTATTGCACGacctctctcccctgccactcctcgtcctccctccctccctccccctctgcgccgcaccgctgcacgcagCAGCCCATTTGCCCTCGCACCGCACCCCCTCCAGACCACCAATGTCCGCCTATCACAGCAGCAACCCTGTCG
Encoded here:
- the ATG8B.7 gene encoding putative ATG8/AUT7/APG8/PAZ2, yielding MSAYHSSNPVEARRAECARLQAKYPGHVAVVVEAAEKAGSKVHFLALPRDATVAELEAAVRQALGTSAKKVTLAIEGSTPAVTATVGDIADACKRDDGFLYVSVRTEQAMGAFASPCFSVA
- the ATG8B.8 gene encoding putative ATG8/AUT7/APG8/PAZ2, giving the protein MSAYHSSNPVEARRAECARLQAKYPGHVAVVVEAAEKAGSKVHFLALPRDATVAELEAAVRQALGTSAKKVTLAIEGSTPAVTATVGDIADACKRDDGFLYVSVRTEQAMGGIAGLCFASDSGGI